From Prochlorococcus sp. MIT 1223, the proteins below share one genomic window:
- the fabZ gene encoding 3-hydroxyacyl-ACP dehydratase FabZ, whose protein sequence is MTDSSTKTASLTTEQILGLLPHRYPFALVDRVIEYEPGVKAVAIKNVTLNEPQFQGHFPDKPLMPGVLIVEAMAQVGGLIVSTMNDVPKGLFVFAGIDGVRFRRPVVPGDQLKIYCELLSIKRKRFGKIRGEVKVDDQLVCSGELLFSLLN, encoded by the coding sequence TTGACTGACTCCTCAACTAAAACAGCTTCATTAACAACTGAGCAAATTTTAGGCTTATTGCCTCATCGATATCCATTTGCCTTAGTTGACCGTGTCATTGAATATGAGCCTGGTGTAAAGGCAGTTGCCATTAAGAATGTAACTCTTAATGAGCCACAGTTTCAGGGACATTTCCCTGATAAACCCTTAATGCCAGGTGTTTTAATTGTCGAAGCAATGGCTCAAGTAGGTGGTCTTATCGTGTCTACGATGAATGATGTTCCCAAAGGCCTTTTCGTCTTTGCAGGAATAGATGGAGTGAGGTTCCGTAGACCTGTCGTTCCAGGAGATCAACTGAAAATATATTGTGAGCTTTTGAGTATTAAAAGGAAGCGTTTTGGGAAGATTCGTGGAGAGGTCAAAGTAGATGATCAACTTGTATGTTCTGGCGAACTATTATTTTCGTTATTGAATTAA
- a CDS encoding BamA/TamA family outer membrane protein: protein MARTSKRGPVGLIRKGTFGLALALPFVSCPMYSEASNIEIINSQNQLGVANSRLSNDFQHKTISDNQQSPDLEINKIANNSTEKTQEKLFLIAEVIIEGIDGHPDQKRLQYAAYDAMSIRPGSKVSRKDVQRDLEAIYATGWFSGATIDSQETPLGIGLIVKVQPNPLLKRVDILPKGSKLELAVIDQIFKRDYGKTLNLNILQLRIKELKNWYLDEGYSLSRISGPNRISPEGIIELNVNEGAVEGFEIIFINEDGETVNENGKEVKGKTKIWVIERELSLKPGDVFNRNKLEEDIKRLYGLGLFTDVKVTLKPAPGKPGHVFIVLGITEQRTGTLTGGIGYSGAQGVFGQGGLQESNLLGRSWKTSFNMSYGEYGGLINLSLRDPWIKGDKYRSSFRGSIFVARDVPQEFRSEKDGNIKGISERYEPSASYSTAYQIDSTTPTGSSYTSVDLAKAADNTVSWFDYEGDSIVLQRSGGSFSFGRPLNGGDPFKRAKWSVLLGMNFQKIKAIDYAGNKRPYGVVDKDISTSKSAPKDSVICVAFNCADENTLVSFRAATSYNNVNDSRNPTSGDFLSFSTEQYVSLGNNSPTFNRARVGYSYFIPVNWLKLHKGCRPKDGEKRNCPQTIAFQAKTGSIVGDLPPYEAFCVGGTSSVRGFASCDLAVGRSFGEASVEYRYPIWRIVSGALFVDAGTDFGSQSSVPGKPGVILDKPGHGYSLGTSFVVNTPVGPLRFDVASKELGEEWRYNLGVGWKF from the coding sequence ATGGCACGAACTTCAAAAAGAGGTCCAGTCGGATTGATACGTAAAGGTACTTTTGGATTGGCATTAGCCCTTCCTTTCGTTTCTTGTCCCATGTATTCCGAGGCCTCTAATATTGAAATTATTAATAGTCAGAATCAATTAGGGGTTGCTAACTCGAGGCTTAGTAATGATTTTCAGCATAAAACTATATCAGATAATCAACAAAGCCCAGATTTAGAAATAAATAAGATTGCTAATAACTCAACTGAGAAAACTCAGGAGAAACTTTTCTTAATTGCTGAAGTTATTATTGAAGGAATAGATGGACATCCTGATCAGAAGCGACTTCAATATGCTGCATATGATGCAATGAGTATTAGACCTGGAAGTAAAGTTTCTAGGAAAGATGTTCAAAGGGATTTAGAAGCTATTTATGCAACTGGTTGGTTCTCAGGAGCTACTATCGATTCTCAGGAAACCCCTTTAGGTATAGGCTTAATTGTTAAAGTTCAGCCAAACCCGTTGTTGAAAAGGGTTGATATTTTGCCTAAAGGTTCAAAGTTAGAGTTAGCTGTAATTGATCAAATCTTTAAAAGAGACTATGGTAAAACTCTTAATTTAAATATACTTCAACTTCGAATTAAAGAACTTAAAAATTGGTATTTAGATGAAGGATATTCACTTTCAAGGATATCAGGCCCCAATAGAATTTCTCCAGAAGGTATTATAGAACTAAATGTAAATGAAGGAGCTGTAGAAGGATTCGAAATAATTTTTATAAATGAAGATGGTGAAACTGTTAATGAGAATGGTAAAGAGGTTAAGGGAAAGACAAAAATTTGGGTAATTGAAAGAGAATTATCTTTAAAACCTGGAGATGTTTTTAATAGAAATAAGCTGGAAGAAGATATTAAAAGGCTTTATGGACTTGGGCTTTTTACCGATGTAAAAGTCACCTTGAAACCTGCGCCTGGTAAGCCAGGTCATGTTTTCATAGTTTTAGGTATAACCGAGCAAAGGACAGGAACTCTAACTGGTGGAATCGGCTATAGTGGTGCACAAGGAGTGTTTGGTCAAGGAGGACTACAAGAGTCAAATTTATTAGGAAGATCTTGGAAAACAAGTTTTAATATGAGTTATGGTGAATATGGTGGCTTAATCAATCTTTCTTTACGCGATCCTTGGATAAAAGGTGATAAATATAGAAGCTCATTTAGAGGTTCTATATTTGTCGCAAGAGATGTTCCTCAAGAGTTTAGGAGTGAAAAGGATGGAAATATTAAAGGTATTAGTGAACGTTATGAACCTTCTGCTTCTTATTCCACGGCTTATCAAATCGACTCTACTACTCCTACTGGAAGTTCCTACACTTCTGTTGATTTAGCTAAAGCAGCAGATAACACTGTTAGTTGGTTTGACTATGAAGGAGATTCAATAGTTCTTCAAAGGTCAGGTGGTTCATTCTCTTTTGGAAGGCCATTAAATGGAGGAGATCCATTTAAGAGAGCTAAGTGGAGCGTGCTTCTGGGGATGAATTTTCAAAAAATAAAAGCAATAGATTATGCAGGAAATAAAAGACCATATGGTGTAGTAGATAAGGATATCTCTACCAGTAAATCTGCACCAAAAGATAGCGTTATTTGCGTAGCTTTTAATTGTGCAGATGAAAATACATTAGTTAGTTTCAGAGCTGCAACTAGTTACAACAATGTGAATGACTCAAGAAATCCCACATCAGGAGATTTCTTATCATTTAGCACAGAGCAATATGTTTCTCTTGGAAATAATTCTCCTACTTTTAATCGTGCAAGGGTTGGTTATTCATACTTTATTCCTGTTAATTGGTTAAAACTTCATAAAGGTTGTCGCCCCAAGGATGGCGAAAAACGTAATTGTCCACAGACTATTGCTTTCCAAGCCAAGACAGGCTCAATTGTTGGAGACCTGCCTCCTTATGAAGCCTTTTGTGTTGGTGGTACAAGCTCAGTAAGAGGATTTGCTAGTTGTGATTTAGCGGTTGGTAGAAGCTTTGGAGAGGCTTCAGTGGAATATAGATATCCGATTTGGAGAATAGTTTCAGGAGCTCTTTTTGTTGATGCTGGAACTGACTTTGGATCTCAATCAAGTGTTCCAGGTAAGCCAGGAGTGATTCTAGATAAGCCTGGTCATGGATACTCATTGGGTACTAGTTTTGTTGTCAATACTCCAGTTGGCCCACTTCGCTTTGATGTAGCCAGTAAAGAGTTAGGAGAAGAATGGAGATACAACTTAGGAGTTGGTTGGAAGTTCTAG
- a CDS encoding ATP-binding protein → MSNKTSNSSIPSSESPSFNRPSWLISLNLWWAGFNLRSKLLAIATLGVSFIMTLITFFALNGIQRDAGLNDTRYARDLGLLLSGNVTELVAKKQDRELFNVAEKFWRSSRNLRYIFFTDPEGIINLGIPVSATPSDVDSNLQLTRKLQIPAELQKRPQFPLVRQHTTPQGQVTDVFVPMIWKGEYLGTLALGVTPNKKALESAALTREVTVAVFISIWVLVIIGAVFNALTITRPIRALVKGVRDIANGNFKSRMSIPMSGDLGELLKGFNAMASQLEDYDNANIEELRAAQVKQQSLIATMADGAILLDEEGKIVLVNQTARRLFRWEGRDLEGQELLNLLPEIIANDLHAPIASLLGNLEDSDDLRCSLDEPPRTFRIVLQSVRDSSGETLKGIAVTIQDLTREVELNAAQRRFISNVSHELRTPLFNIKSYVETLHDLGDQLSDEEQKEFLGIANSETDRLTRLVNDVLDLSKLESSNTVQFESIDISPAIEQTVRNYKLNADDKNVKIVVDISESMPLVRGNWDLLLQVLDNLVGNSLKFSSDGGIISLKAYPWPDTCINSVNTKTSAPHCQLISPLPSLRIEIADTGCGISGVDQERIFERFFRVENAVHTEAGTGLGLSIVRGIIEKLGGKISMASESGIGTTFWFELPLKESDKEELFLKSARKSRDWDMKLNPEITETT, encoded by the coding sequence ATGTCTAATAAAACCTCAAATTCATCTATACCAAGTAGTGAAAGTCCAAGCTTCAATCGTCCCAGTTGGTTGATATCTCTCAATCTTTGGTGGGCTGGTTTCAATCTGAGATCAAAGCTCCTAGCAATAGCAACTTTAGGAGTCAGTTTCATAATGACTTTAATTACATTCTTCGCTCTAAACGGTATTCAAAGAGATGCAGGGCTGAATGATACTAGGTATGCAAGAGACTTAGGACTTTTACTTTCAGGAAATGTCACTGAACTAGTAGCCAAAAAGCAAGACAGAGAGCTTTTTAACGTTGCAGAAAAGTTTTGGAGATCAAGCAGAAACCTGCGTTATATATTTTTTACAGATCCAGAAGGGATAATTAATCTAGGCATACCAGTTAGTGCAACTCCTTCAGATGTTGATAGCAACCTACAGTTAACAAGAAAATTACAAATCCCAGCTGAATTACAGAAACGCCCACAGTTTCCACTTGTACGGCAACATACAACACCTCAAGGTCAAGTTACTGATGTATTTGTTCCTATGATATGGAAAGGTGAGTATTTAGGAACTCTAGCTTTAGGAGTAACTCCTAACAAGAAAGCATTAGAGAGTGCTGCATTAACAAGAGAAGTCACAGTAGCTGTATTCATATCAATTTGGGTACTTGTAATAATAGGAGCAGTATTCAATGCGCTAACAATAACTAGACCCATTAGAGCTCTAGTAAAAGGGGTTAGAGATATAGCAAACGGAAATTTCAAATCTAGAATGTCCATTCCTATGAGTGGAGATTTAGGAGAATTATTAAAGGGCTTTAATGCTATGGCATCTCAATTAGAAGATTATGACAATGCAAATATTGAAGAGTTGAGAGCAGCCCAAGTTAAGCAACAATCCTTAATTGCAACCATGGCTGATGGAGCAATTTTATTAGACGAGGAAGGTAAGATTGTATTAGTGAACCAAACAGCTCGAAGACTGTTTCGATGGGAAGGACGAGACTTGGAAGGTCAAGAACTCCTTAATCTCTTGCCAGAAATCATTGCAAATGACTTGCATGCGCCAATTGCCTCACTTTTAGGAAATCTAGAAGATAGTGATGACCTCAGATGTAGCCTTGATGAACCACCAAGAACATTTAGAATCGTATTACAATCAGTTCGAGATTCAAGTGGGGAAACGTTAAAAGGTATTGCCGTCACTATTCAAGACCTAACCAGAGAAGTTGAACTAAATGCTGCGCAACGACGTTTTATAAGCAATGTCTCACACGAGCTGCGAACCCCTCTTTTCAATATCAAAAGTTATGTGGAAACATTGCACGATCTCGGGGATCAGCTTTCAGATGAAGAGCAAAAGGAATTTCTTGGAATTGCTAATTCAGAAACAGATCGGCTTACAAGACTAGTAAATGATGTACTAGATCTTTCTAAACTTGAATCTAGTAATACAGTTCAATTTGAATCGATTGATATCAGCCCAGCAATAGAGCAAACAGTCAGGAACTACAAATTAAATGCAGATGATAAGAATGTCAAAATAGTTGTAGACATAAGTGAAAGTATGCCTTTAGTTAGAGGTAACTGGGATTTATTGCTACAAGTCCTAGATAACTTAGTTGGGAATAGCTTAAAGTTTAGCAGCGATGGAGGAATAATTTCCTTAAAAGCATATCCATGGCCAGATACATGTATAAACTCTGTTAACACAAAAACAAGTGCTCCTCATTGCCAGTTAATTTCACCATTGCCAAGCTTGAGAATAGAAATAGCAGATACTGGATGTGGAATTTCTGGGGTAGACCAAGAAAGAATCTTTGAACGCTTTTTTAGAGTAGAGAATGCAGTACATACAGAAGCGGGGACAGGGCTAGGGCTATCGATTGTTCGAGGAATTATTGAAAAGTTAGGAGGGAAAATATCCATGGCAAGTGAGTCTGGGATAGGGACAACTTTTTGGTTTGAACTCCCTTTGAAAGAATCTGACAAAGAAGAATTATTCCTTAAATCAGCAAGAAAAAGTAGAGATTGGGATATGAAGCTTAATCCTGAAATCACTGAGACAACTTAA
- the purD gene encoding phosphoribosylamine--glycine ligase translates to MTNLKKENQVNNHAKNILIVGSGGRENALAWGLSHSDGVEKIFIAPGNGGSRDFDKCVSIDIATSDVDKIKNECKLNKIDLVVIGPEAPLASGLADKLREDNIAVFGPGKDGAQLEASKSWAKDLMNKVQIPTAKHWEIENLNEALTIINEFKKPLVVKVDGLASGKGVMVPKNINETIQAVKDVFSGKFGDAGKRVILEELLQGPEVSIFALCDGERMVVLPPAQDHKRLKEGDQGPNTGGMGAYTPAPLINSTELATIRESILEPTIEALKSRGINYRGVIYAGLMITSSGPQVIEYNCRFGDPECQALIPLLGAELAEVLLACALGKLDQCSKLSIKQKCSACVVAAASGYPEAPIKGDPITINFEPNESVQIFHAGTQHDKDGTLITSGGRVLSIVSQGDSFDEAFSKAYKIIKMIDYDGITYRKDIGHQVRKEFNA, encoded by the coding sequence ATGACAAACCTTAAGAAAGAAAATCAAGTTAATAATCATGCAAAAAATATATTAATTGTAGGAAGCGGTGGAAGAGAAAATGCTTTAGCTTGGGGGTTAAGCCATTCAGATGGTGTTGAAAAGATTTTTATTGCGCCTGGGAATGGGGGTAGTAGAGACTTTGATAAATGTGTATCCATAGATATTGCAACTTCCGATGTCGATAAAATTAAAAATGAATGCAAATTAAATAAAATTGATTTAGTCGTAATTGGTCCTGAAGCCCCATTAGCATCAGGCTTGGCAGACAAACTTAGAGAGGACAATATTGCAGTTTTTGGACCAGGCAAAGATGGGGCGCAATTAGAAGCAAGCAAAAGCTGGGCAAAGGATCTTATGAATAAAGTTCAAATACCAACAGCTAAGCACTGGGAAATTGAAAATCTAAATGAAGCATTAACCATTATCAATGAATTCAAGAAACCTCTTGTTGTAAAAGTCGATGGCCTAGCCAGCGGTAAAGGAGTAATGGTTCCGAAAAATATCAATGAAACAATTCAAGCAGTTAAAGATGTTTTTTCCGGAAAATTTGGGGACGCGGGAAAACGAGTTATTTTAGAAGAACTTCTTCAAGGTCCAGAAGTTTCGATTTTTGCACTATGCGATGGAGAGAGAATGGTTGTTTTACCTCCAGCACAAGACCATAAACGTCTAAAAGAAGGTGATCAAGGACCTAACACAGGTGGCATGGGAGCATACACACCTGCTCCTTTAATTAACAGTACTGAGCTAGCAACTATAAGAGAATCAATTCTTGAACCCACTATAGAAGCTCTTAAAAGCCGTGGAATTAATTATAGAGGTGTTATTTACGCAGGTTTAATGATCACATCTTCAGGTCCTCAAGTTATTGAATACAACTGTCGTTTTGGGGACCCAGAATGTCAAGCTCTAATTCCTTTGTTAGGTGCAGAGTTAGCCGAAGTATTACTAGCTTGTGCATTAGGGAAGCTAGATCAATGTTCGAAACTTTCTATCAAGCAAAAATGCAGTGCCTGTGTTGTAGCAGCTGCTTCTGGGTACCCAGAAGCACCCATCAAAGGGGACCCTATTACGATCAACTTTGAGCCAAATGAGTCAGTTCAAATATTTCATGCTGGGACACAACATGATAAAGATGGAACACTAATAACCTCTGGGGGGAGGGTACTCTCTATCGTTAGTCAAGGAGATTCCTTCGATGAAGCTTTTTCAAAAGCTTATAAGATTATCAAAATGATTGATTATGACGGAATTACATATAGAAAGGATATTGGTCATCAAGTTAGAAAAGAGTTTAATGCTTAA
- the lpxA gene encoding acyl-ACP--UDP-N-acetylglucosamine O-acyltransferase, whose amino-acid sequence MSVQKYPSDLKIKNEIKIHPLAEVSSQAELASGVVIGPGVVIGPDVQIGEGSVIGPNVVLDGKLTIGAYNHFFPGACIGLEPQDLKYKGAKTEVVIGDRNTFRECVTINRATEEGEKTLIGDGSLLMAYCHVAHNCKIGDSVIMSNSVQVAGHVVIEDRAVIGGCVGIHQFVHIGSLAMVGGMTKVERDVPPYCLVEGNPGRMRSLNLVGIRRSGLERHNKIEFRQLQETWRLLYRSGHVLKRALELARETKLQPSSENLCSFLEASSGKGRRGPIPLAIVNN is encoded by the coding sequence ATGAGTGTACAAAAATACCCTTCAGATCTAAAAATAAAAAACGAAATTAAGATTCACCCTTTGGCTGAGGTGTCTTCACAAGCTGAACTTGCCTCTGGAGTAGTTATTGGGCCAGGAGTGGTAATTGGCCCTGATGTTCAGATTGGAGAAGGTTCGGTTATTGGCCCAAATGTAGTCCTTGATGGGAAATTAACGATTGGTGCTTATAATCATTTCTTCCCTGGTGCTTGTATAGGTTTAGAACCTCAAGACTTAAAATATAAAGGAGCAAAGACTGAAGTTGTAATAGGAGATCGAAACACCTTTCGTGAGTGTGTAACTATTAATAGGGCAACTGAAGAAGGTGAAAAAACATTGATAGGCGATGGGAGCCTTTTAATGGCTTATTGTCATGTCGCACATAATTGTAAGATTGGGGATAGCGTTATCATGTCAAATAGTGTGCAGGTCGCTGGACACGTAGTTATTGAAGATAGAGCTGTAATAGGAGGGTGCGTAGGGATTCATCAATTTGTTCATATCGGATCTTTAGCAATGGTTGGAGGGATGACAAAAGTAGAACGAGATGTACCTCCTTACTGTTTAGTGGAGGGGAACCCTGGAAGAATGAGAAGTTTAAATCTTGTAGGTATTAGACGTAGTGGTCTAGAACGCCACAATAAAATTGAATTTAGGCAATTACAAGAAACTTGGAGATTACTTTATAGATCAGGACATGTTTTAAAGAGAGCATTAGAGTTGGCAAGAGAAACAAAATTACAACCTTCTTCTGAAAACCTTTGCTCATTTCTTGAGGCTTCTTCAGGAAAAGGTAGGCGAGGACCAATCCCTTTGGCAATTGTTAATAACTAA
- the purC gene encoding phosphoribosylaminoimidazolesuccinocarboxamide synthase translates to MEIKHGPLIYEGKAKRVYSTSSQDKVLIEYKDDATAFNALKHSVLSGKGLLNCQISAHLFNFLHQNQVPTHFLSLQGETWMLAQRINVIPLEVVIRNVATGSLCKQTPIPEGEPINPPLLDIYYKDDDLGDPLLTDSRLKLLGLITSEQRLEIESLARKVNELMIGFFNKIDLTLIDFKLEMGFNNLGKILVADEISPDTCRLWDNRSNDSNERILDKDRFRKDLGGVIDGYGEILKRIQGGADKAANAVNLSEG, encoded by the coding sequence ATGGAAATAAAGCATGGCCCTCTTATATATGAAGGGAAGGCTAAAAGAGTTTATTCCACTAGTTCTCAAGACAAGGTTTTGATTGAGTATAAAGATGATGCGACTGCTTTTAATGCCTTAAAACACTCTGTTTTGAGTGGAAAGGGCTTACTGAATTGTCAAATCTCAGCTCATCTTTTTAATTTCCTCCATCAAAATCAAGTCCCTACTCATTTCTTATCTCTTCAAGGTGAGACTTGGATGCTCGCACAACGTATCAATGTAATTCCATTAGAGGTGGTGATTAGAAATGTTGCTACTGGTTCTTTGTGCAAGCAAACGCCAATACCTGAAGGAGAACCAATTAATCCCCCACTCCTAGATATTTATTACAAAGATGATGATTTGGGTGACCCTCTTTTAACAGACTCAAGATTGAAATTGCTTGGATTGATAACTTCCGAGCAACGTTTAGAAATAGAGAGTCTTGCGAGAAAAGTTAATGAATTAATGATTGGATTTTTTAATAAAATTGATTTGACCCTTATCGATTTCAAGTTAGAAATGGGCTTTAATAATTTAGGAAAAATACTTGTGGCAGATGAAATCAGCCCAGACACCTGCAGGCTTTGGGACAATCGAAGCAATGATTCAAATGAGCGTATTCTTGATAAGGATCGATTCAGGAAGGACCTTGGAGGAGTGATAGACGGTTACGGTGAGATTCTTAAACGTATACAAGGGGGTGCTGATAAAGCGGCAAATGCAGTTAATCTCAGCGAAGGTTAA
- the kaiC gene encoding circadian clock protein KaiC, with amino-acid sequence MGSSREKLPPGMQVQKLPTGIEGFDDVCQGGLPNGRSTLVSGTSGTGKTVFSLQYLYHGICHFDEPGVFVTFEESPLDIINNASSFGWDLQELIDQNKLFILDASPDPDGQDVAGNFDLSGLIERISYAIRKYKAKRVAIDSMTAVFQQYDALYVVRREIFRLIARLKEIGVTTVMTTERVDEYGPIARYGVEEFVSDNVVILRNVLEAERRRRTVEILKLRGTTHMKGEFPFTMGTQGISVFPLGAMRLTQRSSNVRISSGVPALDEMCGGGYFQDSIILATGATGTGKTMLVSKFIEDAYLNQERAILFAYEESRAQLLRNSTSWGIDFEKMEEDGLLKIICAYPESTGLEDHLQIIKTEIANFKPSRMAIDSLSALARGVSLNAFRQFVIGVTGYAKQEEIAGFFTNTAEEFMGSHSITDSHISTITDTILLLQYVEIRGEMARAVNVFKMRGSWHDKRIREYLITNEGPQIKDSFSNFEQIFSGAPHRIAAEDQLPGVFKSIEKK; translated from the coding sequence ATGGGATCTTCTAGAGAAAAGTTACCACCAGGAATGCAAGTACAAAAACTACCTACGGGCATTGAAGGCTTTGATGATGTATGTCAGGGGGGGTTGCCAAATGGCAGAAGTACATTGGTTAGCGGAACTTCAGGGACTGGTAAAACAGTTTTCTCTCTTCAATACCTTTACCATGGAATCTGTCACTTTGATGAGCCAGGAGTTTTTGTGACCTTTGAAGAGTCACCACTAGATATTATTAATAATGCTTCGAGCTTTGGTTGGGATCTTCAAGAATTAATTGATCAAAACAAACTATTTATTCTTGATGCCTCTCCTGACCCAGATGGACAAGACGTTGCTGGGAATTTTGATTTATCAGGATTGATTGAACGAATTAGTTATGCAATAAGAAAATATAAAGCAAAAAGAGTTGCTATTGATTCTATGACAGCTGTTTTTCAGCAATATGATGCTTTATATGTTGTAAGAAGAGAAATTTTTAGACTTATAGCGAGATTAAAAGAAATAGGTGTTACAACTGTTATGACTACTGAAAGAGTTGATGAATATGGTCCTATTGCTCGTTATGGAGTAGAAGAATTCGTTTCAGATAATGTGGTTATTCTAAGAAATGTACTTGAAGCTGAAAGGAGGAGACGCACAGTAGAAATTTTGAAGTTAAGGGGTACGACTCATATGAAAGGAGAGTTTCCGTTTACTATGGGAACTCAAGGTATTAGCGTCTTCCCGCTAGGCGCAATGCGGTTAACTCAACGTTCGTCAAATGTTCGGATAAGTTCAGGTGTTCCTGCCTTAGATGAAATGTGCGGCGGAGGATATTTTCAAGATTCTATTATTCTTGCTACCGGTGCTACTGGTACTGGTAAAACAATGCTGGTTTCTAAATTTATTGAAGACGCTTACTTGAATCAGGAGCGTGCAATTCTTTTTGCCTATGAAGAATCTCGTGCTCAACTACTACGTAACTCTACTAGTTGGGGAATTGATTTTGAGAAAATGGAAGAAGATGGTCTTTTGAAAATTATTTGTGCTTACCCAGAGTCAACAGGTCTTGAAGACCACCTTCAAATAATTAAAACGGAAATCGCTAATTTTAAGCCATCTAGAATGGCAATTGATTCATTGTCAGCATTAGCTCGCGGTGTTAGCCTTAATGCTTTTAGACAATTTGTAATAGGAGTAACTGGTTATGCAAAACAAGAAGAAATCGCGGGCTTTTTCACTAACACTGCAGAAGAATTTATGGGGAGTCATTCAATAACTGATTCTCATATTTCAACTATTACAGATACTATTCTATTACTACAATATGTAGAGATTAGAGGCGAAATGGCTCGTGCGGTTAATGTATTTAAGATGCGTGGTTCATGGCATGATAAGAGGATTCGTGAATATTTGATAACCAATGAAGGTCCTCAAATTAAGGACTCTTTCTCTAACTTCGAACAAATCTTTAGTGGAGCCCCTCATAGGATTGCGGCTGAAGATCAGTTACCTGGGGTTTTTAAGAGTATTGAAAAGAAATAA
- the lpxC gene encoding UDP-3-O-acyl-N-acetylglucosamine deacetylase produces the protein MEIQLRSWLEVLVDIWPCDYEGAWTLANPFRRKGIALHSGEVSEAHIFPSEVAGFHISWIDQEEKPVALNTAQIRNTPLCTTLDFENKSLSTVEHLLSALVGCGLTHVHIKVSGNEIPILDGSAKCWVDAIQEVGLKPAITPSEKASILKKSILLNRGDSVISAIPAKKLKLIGVIDFPYQAIGQQMYAIELCPNNFVKEIAPARTFGFIDQIDQLKKAGLIKGGGLENALVCDGSTWLNPPLRFKDEPVRHKLLDLIGDLALVGLPKAQVLVYKGSHSLHADLAAALLEHCSTD, from the coding sequence ATGGAGATACAACTTAGGAGTTGGTTGGAAGTTCTAGTGGATATATGGCCTTGTGATTATGAAGGAGCTTGGACTCTCGCAAACCCTTTTAGAAGAAAGGGTATCGCACTTCATAGTGGAGAAGTTTCAGAAGCACATATTTTCCCATCTGAAGTTGCAGGATTTCATATTTCTTGGATTGATCAAGAAGAGAAACCAGTAGCTCTTAATACGGCACAAATAAGAAATACACCTTTATGTACAACGCTTGATTTTGAAAATAAATCTCTTTCGACAGTTGAACATCTTTTATCTGCTTTAGTTGGATGTGGTTTAACTCATGTACATATAAAGGTTTCAGGTAATGAAATACCTATTTTAGATGGATCAGCAAAGTGCTGGGTAGATGCTATTCAGGAAGTTGGACTAAAACCTGCAATTACTCCTTCTGAAAAAGCTTCAATACTTAAGAAATCGATACTCCTCAATAGAGGAGATAGTGTTATTAGTGCAATTCCTGCCAAAAAATTGAAATTAATTGGTGTAATTGATTTCCCTTATCAAGCCATAGGCCAGCAAATGTATGCCATTGAATTATGCCCAAACAATTTTGTTAAAGAAATAGCTCCAGCTCGTACTTTTGGATTTATTGATCAAATAGACCAATTAAAAAAAGCAGGTTTAATCAAAGGTGGAGGATTAGAAAATGCTTTAGTTTGTGACGGCAGCACTTGGCTTAACCCACCTCTAAGGTTTAAAGATGAACCGGTACGTCATAAGCTTTTAGACTTGATAGGTGACTTGGCTCTAGTCGGTTTGCCTAAGGCCCAAGTATTGGTATATAAGGGATCTCATTCCCTGCATGCTGATTTGGCGGCTGCTCTTCTTGAGCATTGTTCTACGGATTGA